From Bacteroidales bacterium, one genomic window encodes:
- a CDS encoding DUF6377 domain-containing protein: protein MKNLFILAFLSFCFCSSFGQDYKDVIRELETTLDKKDIYIAQKKSSIQKIKDTLHIHESANDLKAQILFSLELVYEYQSFIYDSAQFYVNKAKRIAYQLNDASLIPEVKIREGFVLLSSGLFKEAFDTLNSLKPALLNDSLKSALYSTLARACYDIADYVRDPLFMPEYISRGNAYTDSALQYARPNTNEFWAIKSLQRIKKGDWNGARYIFEYWINNYKLPRHHYAIATSSLGYIYQMTGFPDQAIKYFGLAAIADVKTATMETVALRNLANLFYAKGEEKRAYRYIIEALNQASYYNARHRQLEVGQILPIIERDRMNMIKKQRDRTVIFSVFISFLVVALILLLRRLNLARIAIRKANEKLIEANKIKDEYIADFFNQNSEYIEKIEHLQKWFNRMVVTKQFEALRKFPEYINVQNERDLLYERFDRMFLKLFPHFVEEFNKLLADDEQIRLKEDQLMNMDLRIYALMRLGINDNEKIASFLNYSVNTVYTYKTKMKGKAKSSPEEFNQKVMEIRSI from the coding sequence ATGAAAAACCTGTTTATTCTGGCATTTCTCTCTTTCTGTTTCTGTTCTTCCTTTGGACAGGATTATAAGGATGTTATTAGGGAGCTTGAAACTACACTTGACAAGAAGGACATTTATATCGCACAAAAAAAATCATCCATTCAGAAGATTAAGGATACCCTCCATATACATGAGTCTGCCAATGATCTTAAAGCACAAATCTTATTCAGTCTTGAACTTGTTTATGAGTACCAGTCCTTCATTTACGACTCTGCCCAGTTTTATGTGAATAAGGCCAAAAGAATTGCTTACCAGTTAAATGATGCTTCCCTGATCCCGGAGGTAAAAATAAGGGAAGGCTTTGTATTATTGTCTTCAGGGCTTTTCAAAGAGGCTTTCGATACCCTTAATTCCCTTAAACCAGCTTTATTAAACGATTCTCTGAAAAGTGCGCTGTATTCAACACTGGCACGAGCATGTTATGATATTGCCGATTACGTAAGGGATCCGCTTTTTATGCCCGAATATATTTCGAGAGGCAACGCCTATACTGACAGCGCCTTACAGTATGCCCGTCCAAACACAAATGAATTCTGGGCCATAAAAAGTCTCCAGCGGATAAAAAAAGGCGACTGGAACGGAGCCAGGTATATTTTCGAATACTGGATTAACAATTACAAACTTCCACGTCACCATTATGCCATTGCCACTTCAAGCCTTGGTTATATTTACCAGATGACCGGATTCCCGGACCAGGCGATTAAATACTTCGGACTTGCTGCCATTGCCGATGTTAAAACAGCAACCATGGAAACCGTGGCATTGAGAAACCTGGCCAATCTCTTTTATGCAAAAGGCGAGGAAAAAAGAGCCTACCGGTATATCATCGAAGCATTGAACCAGGCATCGTATTACAATGCACGGCACAGGCAGCTTGAGGTTGGACAAATACTCCCCATTATTGAAAGGGACCGTATGAATATGATTAAAAAGCAACGCGACCGAACGGTCATATTCTCGGTCTTTATCTCATTTCTTGTAGTGGCTTTGATATTATTGCTCAGACGGCTTAATCTCGCCAGGATAGCGATCAGGAAAGCAAATGAAAAACTCATTGAGGCCAATAAAATCAAAGACGAATATATTGCCGACTTTTTCAACCAGAATTCGGAATACATAGAAAAAATTGAGCATCTGCAGAAGTGGTTCAACCGGATGGTGGTAACCAAACAATTCGAAGCACTCCGTAAATTCCCGGAATATATTAACGTCCAGAATGAAAGGGACCTTTTATATGAACGATTTGACAGGATGTTTCTTAAGCTTTTCCCTCATTTTGTGGAGGAATTCAATAAATTGCTGGCGGATGACGAGCAGATCAGGTTAAAGGAAGATCAGTTAATGAATATGGATTTAAGGATTTATGCCCTGATGCGTCTTGGAATTAATGACAATGAAAAAATTGCAAGTTTCCTGAATTACTCGGTAAACACTGTGTATACCTATAAAACCAAAATGAAAGGCAAGGCCAAAAGCTCACCGGAAGAGTTTAACCAGAAGGTGATGGAGATCAGGTCGATCTAG
- a CDS encoding DUF5916 domain-containing protein — MDTCWDKVETATGFIQIQPYENKAPSQRTWFKILYDNNNLYVFIRAYDTEREKISRRLSRRDNLDGDIVEIAIDSYFDKKTAFVFTAMASGSKGDELVTQDGQISDPNWNPVWDLKTVIDDRGWCAEMKIPLSQLRFADKEVYTWGLQVARYIFREQESSIWQFIPKGSPGSINLYGELQGIKNIRPKRQLELLPYVSAKTERFQKVAGNPFLDGKSGSVTAGLDGKFALTNDLTLDFTINPDFGQVEADPSEVNLTAYETFLTEKRPFFTEGRNIYDFRPSNSIVINDLGTDNLFYSRRIGAKPHYNLQDTDSAYFKNPEVTRILGALKLTGKMKNGLSVGILESVTAIEKADADNGGQRRKESVEPLTSYFTGRVQKDYNEGKTVFGGIVTAVNREINDSTLMFMHSSAYTGGIDFQHSWKERTWYVAGNAEFSQVNGSREALLLTQQSSARYFQRPDAGYLSVDSSLTSLAGYGGTIKLGRSSRKHIQFETSATVRSPGFEINDIGYMRYTDLIHHGTWLGYYLRDPFFIFNNFYLNTNYWMYWNYAGKLMSTHLNMNFNTQLKSHWNINGNISRVNQHVSTGMLRGGPSFIMPGSEEMNINFASDYTKKVLVFFGTYQDFNDANLHRNYAFWAGGNVQPLNSLKINLEPVYQIQSNKLQYVKTFDMGGIPRYLFARLDQKTINITVRVNYTLTPKLSLEYYGQPFIAAGKYSEYKIITNPAADKIGNRYEPFSANEITFMPEENTYHFDENSDGVVDYSLWNPDFNFRQFRSNLVIRWEYSPGSTLFLVWSQGRTSYSPDGTFSYGNDIRDLFEETPHNVFLVKFSYWFAI, encoded by the coding sequence ATGGATACCTGTTGGGACAAGGTTGAGACCGCTACCGGTTTTATCCAGATACAGCCCTATGAAAATAAGGCTCCATCGCAAAGGACATGGTTTAAAATTCTTTATGATAACAATAATCTTTATGTTTTTATTCGTGCCTATGATACAGAACGTGAAAAGATAAGCCGAAGGCTGTCGCGCAGGGACAACCTGGACGGAGACATAGTTGAAATTGCGATCGACAGTTATTTCGACAAAAAAACGGCTTTTGTTTTTACGGCGATGGCATCTGGATCGAAAGGTGATGAGCTTGTGACACAGGACGGACAAATTTCTGACCCTAACTGGAACCCGGTTTGGGATCTTAAGACGGTAATTGATGACAGGGGATGGTGCGCTGAAATGAAGATACCTCTGAGTCAGCTCCGATTTGCCGATAAAGAGGTTTACACCTGGGGGCTCCAGGTTGCCAGGTATATTTTCAGGGAGCAGGAAAGTTCGATCTGGCAGTTTATCCCGAAGGGCTCGCCCGGAAGCATTAATTTATACGGGGAATTACAGGGAATTAAAAATATCCGGCCAAAAAGGCAGCTTGAATTACTTCCTTATGTTTCTGCCAAAACAGAGCGTTTTCAGAAGGTTGCCGGAAATCCTTTTCTCGACGGAAAATCAGGGTCTGTAACAGCAGGACTCGATGGGAAATTTGCCCTTACCAATGACCTTACCCTGGATTTTACCATCAATCCTGATTTCGGCCAGGTTGAGGCTGATCCTTCAGAGGTCAATCTTACGGCATATGAAACATTCTTAACCGAAAAACGCCCGTTTTTTACTGAAGGACGTAACATTTATGATTTCAGACCTTCGAATTCAATTGTTATTAATGACCTCGGCACGGATAATCTTTTCTATTCACGGCGGATCGGGGCCAAACCGCATTACAATCTTCAGGATACAGATTCGGCATATTTTAAAAATCCAGAAGTGACGCGCATCCTGGGGGCACTTAAACTCACCGGTAAAATGAAAAACGGGTTGTCGGTCGGTATTCTTGAAAGTGTGACAGCCATTGAAAAGGCGGATGCAGATAACGGCGGGCAGAGACGGAAAGAAAGCGTTGAACCATTGACAAGCTATTTTACCGGAAGGGTACAAAAAGATTATAACGAGGGAAAAACGGTCTTCGGCGGAATAGTAACCGCCGTAAACAGGGAAATTAATGATTCGACACTGATGTTCATGCATTCGTCAGCCTATACCGGTGGCATTGACTTTCAGCACAGCTGGAAAGAACGTACATGGTATGTAGCCGGTAATGCAGAGTTCAGCCAGGTAAACGGAAGCCGTGAAGCCTTGTTACTGACTCAGCAATCGTCGGCCCGTTATTTTCAGCGTCCCGATGCCGGGTACCTGTCCGTTGATTCTTCGTTAACTTCCCTGGCAGGTTATGGCGGAACGATTAAACTCGGAAGGTCAAGCCGCAAACATATCCAGTTTGAAACAAGCGCTACTGTCAGGTCACCGGGTTTTGAGATCAATGACATCGGTTACATGCGATACACCGACCTGATTCATCACGGCACATGGCTGGGTTATTATCTCCGGGATCCATTTTTCATCTTCAACAATTTTTACCTGAATACCAACTACTGGATGTACTGGAATTATGCCGGTAAGCTGATGTCGACCCATTTAAATATGAATTTTAACACGCAGCTTAAAAGTCATTGGAATATTAACGGGAATATAAGCCGGGTAAACCAGCACGTTTCAACAGGAATGCTCAGAGGCGGTCCTTCATTTATTATGCCCGGAAGTGAGGAAATGAATATCAATTTTGCATCGGATTATACAAAAAAGGTCCTCGTATTTTTCGGAACGTACCAGGATTTCAATGATGCAAACCTTCACCGGAATTACGCATTTTGGGCGGGCGGAAATGTTCAGCCTTTGAATTCGCTCAAAATAAACCTTGAACCGGTTTACCAGATCCAGAGTAACAAGCTGCAATATGTAAAAACCTTCGATATGGGAGGGATTCCGCGATATCTTTTTGCAAGGCTGGACCAGAAAACAATAAATATTACTGTGAGGGTGAATTATACCCTGACGCCAAAGCTATCCCTTGAGTATTACGGTCAGCCGTTTATTGCCGCAGGAAAATACAGCGAATACAAAATCATTACGAATCCGGCTGCTGATAAAATCGGTAACCGCTATGAGCCGTTTTCAGCTAATGAAATCACTTTCATGCCGGAAGAGAACACTTACCATTTTGATGAAAATTCAGACGGTGTTGTCGATTATTCTCTTTGGAACCCTGATTTCAATTTCAGGCAATTCCGCTCGAACCTGGTTATCCGCTGGGAATATTCACCGGGCTCTACTTTATTTCTTGTATGGTCCCAGGGTCGCACCAGTTATTCGCCCGATGGCACCTTTTCCTACGGAAATGATATCAGGGATTTGTTTGAAGAAACTCCACATAACGTATTCCTTGTGAAATTCTCATACTGGTTTGCGATATAA
- a CDS encoding right-handed parallel beta-helix repeat-containing protein — MKRKNLILTFLIGFCITGVQAQGLSFPDDANQRGYYDRDYVRYEAEQEKCITDGIILEPSYDQRTVQSEASNQSATNLVNKDSYIEWTSDRAADGLTIRFSLPDDSIGMGTSGNLILYVDGDSIQTITLSSYWAWQYILKSGSKYPDNLPNVNLKFPRMRFDEKHFRLNRVIAENASIRLVKADNNNAPYTIDFIELEKIPDALTFESVPGENKVMYTPESGKLQTFIAENAGKTIFIPEGKYDVDGRIVINGNRTKIIGAGMWYTEIFFSASSDIKSTYNKRGIETYSSEITVEGMYLNTINNKRYYNNDPVYQVGKGLMGSFGSNSVIKNLWIEHFECGGWIEGSDNLNIQQCRFRNNYADGMNLAYGSKNSVAEHCSYRNNGDDDMASWSRGTGLCENIVYRYSTSENNWRASGLGFFGGKQNKAYNIVIRDPMEAGFRITSDFPGMPFSSDGFSEFYDISVYKGGVSAGSVGVSGDLWGNQQGALHINSSSQYDIMNFRIFNIDLYDSKNDAIFIGSGSKNIQNLFLKDIHIDGTGRYGIYFYNSKGSGAYCNMMYNRIGASSATNTKPVSFAFDEDCEFTGMEQMPGTPGILSFIRDGDLVISGLQNKSVSVYTIKGEKVYQAKIHKDIATVHNLKPGVYVVSWDEGRGMKVLVTGD, encoded by the coding sequence ATGAAAAGAAAAAATCTCATCCTTACTTTTCTTATCGGGTTTTGTATAACCGGAGTACAGGCTCAAGGCCTGTCTTTTCCGGATGATGCCAACCAGCGGGGATATTACGATCGTGATTATGTACGGTATGAGGCCGAACAGGAGAAATGTATAACCGATGGGATCATTCTTGAACCTTCATACGATCAGCGCACTGTTCAAAGTGAAGCATCTAACCAGTCTGCTACAAACCTTGTAAATAAGGATTCCTATATTGAATGGACAAGCGACAGGGCGGCTGACGGACTAACCATACGGTTTTCACTGCCGGATGATTCAATAGGAATGGGAACCTCCGGTAATCTCATTTTATATGTTGACGGCGATTCTATACAAACGATAACGCTTTCGTCTTACTGGGCATGGCAGTATATCTTAAAATCCGGCAGCAAGTATCCGGATAATTTACCCAATGTAAACCTGAAATTCCCCAGGATGCGCTTCGATGAGAAGCATTTCAGGCTTAACCGGGTCATTGCTGAAAATGCTTCCATCAGACTGGTTAAAGCCGACAACAATAATGCTCCATATACAATTGATTTCATTGAACTTGAAAAAATACCAGATGCGTTGACATTCGAATCAGTACCCGGGGAAAACAAGGTGATGTACACTCCTGAAAGTGGCAAGCTGCAAACATTTATTGCTGAAAACGCAGGCAAAACAATCTTTATACCGGAAGGGAAATATGATGTGGATGGCAGGATTGTAATTAATGGTAACAGAACAAAGATCATCGGCGCGGGGATGTGGTACACTGAAATCTTTTTCTCTGCTTCGTCCGATATCAAGAGCACTTACAACAAGCGGGGGATTGAAACGTACAGCAGTGAGATCACCGTGGAAGGAATGTACCTGAACACCATTAATAATAAAAGGTATTACAACAATGATCCGGTTTACCAGGTAGGGAAAGGACTGATGGGAAGCTTCGGATCGAATTCGGTGATTAAGAACCTGTGGATTGAACATTTCGAATGCGGCGGGTGGATAGAAGGTTCTGATAACCTGAATATCCAGCAATGCCGGTTCAGGAATAATTACGCTGATGGGATGAACCTTGCATACGGAAGCAAGAATTCGGTGGCGGAACATTGCAGTTACCGCAATAACGGCGATGATGATATGGCTTCATGGTCGCGCGGAACCGGGTTGTGTGAGAATATTGTTTACCGTTACAGCACAAGCGAAAACAACTGGAGGGCATCGGGACTTGGGTTTTTCGGCGGCAAACAAAATAAGGCATATAATATTGTTATCCGTGACCCGATGGAGGCCGGGTTTCGCATTACATCCGATTTTCCGGGGATGCCGTTCAGCAGTGACGGATTCAGTGAATTCTATGATATTTCGGTTTATAAAGGCGGTGTATCAGCCGGATCGGTAGGTGTAAGCGGCGATCTGTGGGGCAATCAGCAGGGAGCATTGCATATTAACAGCAGCAGCCAATATGACATTATGAATTTCAGGATTTTTAACATTGATCTTTATGATTCAAAAAATGATGCAATATTTATTGGCAGTGGTTCAAAAAACATACAGAATCTTTTTTTGAAAGACATCCATATTGATGGAACCGGCCGGTACGGAATTTATTTTTATAATTCAAAAGGCAGTGGTGCTTATTGCAACATGATGTACAACAGGATCGGTGCTTCTTCAGCCACCAACACCAAACCTGTTTCATTCGCTTTTGATGAGGATTGTGAATTTACAGGAATGGAGCAGATGCCCGGAACCCCCGGCATCCTGTCCTTTATCCGCGACGGAGATCTTGTTATTTCAGGCCTTCAGAATAAAAGTGTATCGGTGTATACTATAAAAGGGGAAAAGGTTTACCAGGCTAAGATTCATAAAGACATAGCAACCGTGCATAACCTGAAACCCGGAGTATATGTGGTGAGTTGGGATGAGGGTAGGGGTATGAAAGTTTTAGTAACTGGTGACTGA